Genomic DNA from Sphingomonas hankookensis:
GCGCACCTCGTGCTGCGACTTGCCGCAGAACGAGCAGTACAGGGTGCTCTTGGAGTCGCCGCCGCTGAGCTTCGTCATTCAAATCATCTCCCGCGCCGCTGTGACGCGTCTTTCCGCCCGTCAGGATACACACAGGCTTGTATCCGGCAATGCATTAAAAGTTTACCCGCCCGAGCCGCCGGATAGGCCGTCGGGCGGGGCAACCGCTTATGCGGCCGGGGTCGCCTCTTCCGGCGCGCCCGGACGCTTGTCGAACACTTGGTCGACCAGACCGAACGCCTTGGCTTCCTCCGCTTCGAGGAAGGTGTCGCGGTCCATCGCACGCTCGATCTCTTCCAGCGGCTTGCCGGTGTACTTCACATACAGCGCGTTCATCCGGTCCTTGATGCGCTGGATTTCCTTCGCCTGGATCTGGATGTCCGACGCCATGCCCTGCGCCCCGCCCGAAGGCTGGTGGATCATGATGCGGGCGTTGGTCAGCGCCACGCGCATCCCGGGCTCACCGGCGGCTAGCAGGAAGCTGCCCATCGACGCTGCCTGCCCGATGCAGACCGTGCCGACGCGCGGGCGGATATACTGCATCGTATCGTGGATCGCCATGCCGGCCGTCACCACCCCGCCCGGCGAGTTGATGTACATCCAGATGTCCTTCTTCGGATTTTCCGATTCGAGGAACAGCAGCTGGGCGGTGATGAGCGAAGCCATGTGGTCCTCGACGCCGCCGGTCACGAACACGATCCGTTCACGCAGCAGGCGCGAGTAAATGTCGAAGCTGCGCTCCCCGCGGCTCGACTGTTCGATGACGATGGGGACGAGGCCGTCGTGAATATCTAGCATTGGGTTCCCGCTGAGTAGGTTTCGACGCCCTACATCGGCGCTCCCGACTGAGCGCGCAAGGGGCCAGCGCATCGCTACGCCCCCGGAATGATGGTTAGCGTGCGATCCACCCGCTGCCCGGTGCCGGATGCGCCAGATAGGCCAGCCGCCGCACCTCCCGCCGCCCCCGCACAACCGTGTCGAGAATCAGGCCGGAAAAGAGGCACAGTGAGGCAAGGATGACCAGCCCGGTCGCGAGAATCGCCGTCGGGAATCGCGGCACTAAACCGGTATGCAGATAGGTAATGACGATCGGCACCGCGAGCACGACCGCGATCAGCGCCAGCAACAGGCCAATCGCGCCGAAGAACCACAAGGGCCGCTCGATCCGGTACAGGGTCGCGATGGTCCGCGCGATGCGGAACCCGTCGCCATAGGTCGACAGCTTCGACGCGGACCCTTCCGGCCGGGCGAAATAGCGGGTCGTCACCTCCGCCACCGGCATCCGCAGTTCGAGCGCGTGGACGCTGATCTCGGTCTCGATCTCGAAGCCGGCCGACAGCGACGGAAAGCTCTTCACGAATCGCCGCGAGAAGACGCGATATCCCGACAGGATGTCGGTGAAGCTGCGCCCGAACAACCGCGCCAGCATCCCGGTCAGCATCGCATTGCCGAAACGATGGCCCCGCCGGTACGCCAGCGCAGCCTCACTCACCCGCTGCCCGACCACCATGTCGAGCTGCTCGTCGAGCAGTCTAGCGACCAGTTCCGGCGCGGCGGCCGCGTCATAGGTCGCATCGCCATCGGCCATGACATAGATATCGGCATCGACATCGGCGAACATCCGCCGCACGACCGCGCCCTTGCCTTGGATACGCTCGCTGCGCACGACCGCCCCGGCGGCACGGG
This window encodes:
- a CDS encoding ATP-dependent Clp protease proteolytic subunit, producing MLDIHDGLVPIVIEQSSRGERSFDIYSRLLRERIVFVTGGVEDHMASLITAQLLFLESENPKKDIWMYINSPGGVVTAGMAIHDTMQYIRPRVGTVCIGQAASMGSFLLAAGEPGMRVALTNARIMIHQPSGGAQGMASDIQIQAKEIQRIKDRMNALYVKYTGKPLEEIERAMDRDTFLEAEEAKAFGLVDQVFDKRPGAPEEATPAA
- a CDS encoding glycosyltransferase family 2 protein, which gives rise to MSTTVAVLLPCYNEEAAIGATVAGFRAALPDATIYVYDNNSSDRTIEVARAAGAVVRSERIQGKGAVVRRMFADVDADIYVMADGDATYDAAAAPELVARLLDEQLDMVVGQRVSEAALAYRRGHRFGNAMLTGMLARLFGRSFTDILSGYRVFSRRFVKSFPSLSAGFEIETEISVHALELRMPVAEVTTRYFARPEGSASKLSTYGDGFRIARTIATLYRIERPLWFFGAIGLLLALIAVVLAVPIVITYLHTGLVPRFPTAILATGLVILASLCLFSGLILDTVVRGRREVRRLAYLAHPAPGSGWIAR